From Pseudothermotoga thermarum DSM 5069, a single genomic window includes:
- a CDS encoding FGGY-family carbohydrate kinase, which translates to MGKETVLAIDCGTQSLRVMLFDSNGRLVDLHKHTYAEPYFSPKPGWAEQDLSVYVKALQEGCKVVSERSPQAWKNVQAVVVTTQRDTCVCVDKEGNPLRPAILWLDQRMARYDAKLPWYYQLGFKIVGMDKAAKISFKKCKANWLRQNEPEIWKKTEKFLLLSGWFHYLLTKKYVDSIANQIGHIPFDYKRHTWADPRDFHSYLFPIEREKLPELVQPGTIFGNITKEASNLTGIKEGTPVVAAGSDKGCETLAAGCLEESMGCASLGTTLTIQITTKRYMEPIKFMPPYPAVVPKHYNPEVEIFRGFWMITWFKKEFALYEEALAQKNGLSTEDLLEHQAILQTCPGSVGLIVQPYWGAGLKMPEARGAIIGFGQMHNKAYLYRAIIEGLSYALRDGIEKIEKVSKVKMKKIVVTGGASKSEFVCQTIADVTGRQVLRMETQEAAGLGASMVGFYGLRYFSIFEEAVKNMSRYEKAFEPNLENTKVYQELYEKVYKALYPKLRPLYKRLQRITGYPEC; encoded by the coding sequence ATGGGGAAAGAAACTGTATTAGCCATCGACTGTGGAACTCAAAGTCTTAGGGTGATGCTTTTCGACTCAAACGGTAGATTGGTTGATCTTCACAAACACACCTACGCGGAACCTTACTTTTCCCCAAAACCAGGATGGGCAGAGCAGGATCTATCGGTTTACGTCAAAGCTTTGCAAGAAGGTTGCAAGGTAGTAAGTGAAAGATCACCTCAAGCTTGGAAAAACGTTCAAGCGGTTGTAGTTACCACTCAAAGGGACACTTGCGTTTGTGTTGACAAAGAGGGAAATCCTTTAAGACCAGCCATACTTTGGTTAGATCAAAGAATGGCAAGGTATGATGCAAAACTTCCTTGGTATTACCAACTTGGATTCAAAATCGTCGGTATGGACAAGGCAGCGAAGATTTCTTTCAAAAAATGCAAAGCCAACTGGTTGAGACAGAACGAACCAGAAATTTGGAAAAAGACAGAGAAATTTCTTTTGCTTTCCGGATGGTTTCATTACCTTTTGACAAAAAAGTACGTTGACAGCATTGCAAACCAAATCGGACACATTCCTTTCGATTACAAAAGACACACTTGGGCAGATCCAAGAGATTTTCATTCCTATCTTTTTCCAATAGAAAGGGAAAAACTGCCAGAACTTGTTCAACCCGGAACGATTTTTGGCAACATAACAAAGGAGGCATCAAACTTAACGGGAATAAAAGAAGGTACACCGGTTGTGGCAGCTGGTTCTGACAAAGGATGCGAAACTTTGGCGGCAGGTTGTCTTGAAGAATCAATGGGCTGTGCTAGCCTTGGAACAACTTTAACCATTCAGATCACAACCAAAAGGTACATGGAACCTATAAAATTCATGCCACCGTATCCAGCAGTTGTACCAAAACACTACAACCCAGAAGTTGAAATTTTCAGAGGCTTTTGGATGATCACTTGGTTTAAAAAAGAGTTTGCGCTTTACGAAGAAGCTTTGGCTCAAAAAAATGGTCTTTCAACCGAAGATCTTCTTGAGCATCAAGCAATTTTGCAAACTTGTCCTGGTTCTGTTGGGCTAATAGTTCAACCCTACTGGGGAGCAGGTTTGAAAATGCCAGAGGCAAGGGGAGCAATTATAGGCTTTGGTCAAATGCACAACAAAGCGTACTTGTACAGGGCAATAATAGAAGGTCTATCGTACGCCTTGAGGGATGGAATAGAAAAGATCGAAAAGGTATCAAAAGTGAAGATGAAAAAAATCGTCGTCACAGGCGGGGCATCAAAATCGGAATTTGTCTGCCAAACGATTGCTGATGTCACTGGAAGGCAGGTTTTAAGAATGGAAACGCAGGAAGCAGCAGGTCTTGGAGCTTCAATGGTTGGTTTTTATGGCTTAAGGTATTTCTCAATTTTCGAAGAAGCAGTGAAAAACATGAGCAGGTACGAAAAAGCCTTTGAACCCAACCTGGAGAATACAAAGGTCTACCAAGAGCTTTACGAAAAAGTCTACAAAGCTTTGTATCCAAAACTTCGTCCGCTTTATAAAAGACTTCAAAGAATAACAGGCTATCCAGAGTGCTGA
- a CDS encoding FAD-binding oxidoreductase, which produces MGFVPKWVEQVAPPDSYRAIFKWGDPSFFKHPNERLYALLKKALNLMDEDFLQPVDLGFEKVEVNIPIKLSKNQLEKLKQIVGEENVKTDDFSRVKASYGKTAYDILRLRKKIIENLPDAVVYPRNERDVVELVKYCNEEKIPIYPRGGGSTVTRGTECVKGGICVDFTKHMNKIISVNEVNHTVTVEPGIYGPELEEKLNNAPKYFGTKHRYTCGHLPQSFEYSTVGGWVVTRGAGQNSTYYGKIEDLVVCQKYITPIGEIVTKPYPRAALGPSIDQIFIGSEGAYGLLVSVTLKIFRYMPENDQRFSFIFPSFEKALNACREIMQGQFGFPAVMRLSDPEETDVAMKLYGVEGTIIDKLIRMKGYKPMERCLLLGLAQGEKDFAKNIKRKIMKIAKDFGGMYTTGYVTKAWEKGRFTDPYIRDDLMDFGIVIDTLECAVAWDQVEYVWKTVRSFCKQRPNTIVMSHCSHFYPQGTNLYFIFVGKFKDIQEFVEYQSGIIDSIVKSGAALSHHHGIGKLFAPWFEECIGTNQLNVMKCLKKYFDPNNIMNPGGTLGLDLEVKK; this is translated from the coding sequence ATGGGGTTTGTTCCAAAATGGGTTGAACAAGTTGCACCACCTGACTCGTACAGAGCAATTTTCAAGTGGGGTGATCCGAGCTTTTTCAAACATCCAAACGAAAGGTTATATGCGCTTTTGAAAAAAGCTTTGAACTTGATGGATGAAGATTTCTTGCAGCCTGTTGACCTTGGATTTGAAAAGGTTGAGGTGAATATACCTATAAAGCTTTCAAAAAACCAACTTGAAAAACTCAAACAAATTGTGGGAGAGGAGAATGTAAAAACAGATGACTTTTCACGCGTTAAAGCAAGCTACGGCAAAACGGCTTATGATATTTTAAGACTTCGGAAGAAGATAATAGAAAACCTTCCAGATGCAGTTGTTTACCCGCGAAACGAAAGAGACGTAGTTGAACTTGTGAAATATTGCAACGAGGAGAAGATACCAATATATCCACGTGGGGGAGGTTCAACAGTTACACGTGGCACAGAGTGTGTGAAAGGTGGTATATGTGTTGATTTCACAAAACATATGAACAAAATCATCTCCGTAAATGAGGTGAACCACACCGTTACGGTGGAACCTGGAATATACGGACCTGAGCTTGAAGAAAAGTTGAACAACGCTCCTAAATACTTTGGCACAAAGCACAGATATACCTGTGGTCATCTGCCACAATCGTTCGAGTATTCAACGGTTGGCGGTTGGGTTGTGACAAGAGGAGCAGGGCAAAATTCAACGTACTACGGCAAAATAGAAGATCTAGTTGTCTGCCAAAAGTATATAACTCCCATAGGAGAAATAGTAACCAAGCCGTATCCACGTGCAGCACTTGGTCCATCGATCGACCAAATTTTCATAGGAAGCGAAGGTGCTTACGGTCTTTTGGTATCAGTTACGCTGAAAATCTTCAGGTACATGCCAGAAAACGATCAAAGGTTTAGCTTCATCTTTCCAAGTTTTGAGAAAGCTTTAAACGCATGCAGAGAGATAATGCAAGGTCAATTTGGCTTCCCAGCGGTGATGCGTCTTTCAGATCCTGAGGAAACCGATGTTGCAATGAAATTGTACGGTGTGGAAGGAACTATCATAGACAAATTGATTCGAATGAAAGGTTATAAGCCGATGGAACGTTGCTTACTTTTGGGTTTAGCGCAAGGTGAAAAGGATTTTGCAAAAAACATCAAAAGGAAAATAATGAAGATTGCAAAAGATTTTGGTGGAATGTACACCACAGGTTATGTCACAAAAGCTTGGGAAAAGGGTAGGTTTACCGATCCATACATCAGAGATGATCTAATGGACTTTGGAATAGTCATAGATACGCTTGAGTGTGCCGTAGCTTGGGATCAAGTTGAATATGTTTGGAAAACGGTTAGAAGTTTTTGCAAACAAAGGCCAAACACGATTGTCATGAGCCATTGTTCTCACTTTTATCCACAGGGTACTAACTTGTATTTCATTTTCGTTGGGAAATTCAAGGACATACAGGAATTTGTTGAGTACCAAAGCGGAATAATTGATAGTATAGTAAAATCAGGAGCGGCGTTGAGCCATCACCACGGTATAGGAAAACTGTTTGCACCATGGTTTGAAGAGTGTATTGGAACAAATCAACTTAACGTTATGAAATGCTTGAAAAAGTACTTCGATCCTAACAACATAATGAACCCTGGAGGAACGTTGGGGTTGGATTTAGAGGTGAAAAAGTAA
- a CDS encoding GntR family transcriptional regulator, which translates to MLDRNSPIPLYVQLRELIKEKILKGEWKEGEKIPGEYDLMEQYQVSRATVREAIEGLIKEGLLVRKHGYGTFVRKLRPSLGFEPLISLSYALETFGMVSHNVVLECGFISPNQELLKQAKWKDLEKVYFVKRLRFVDDIPIAVESSYFLPEIGQLLYHRNLQGSIAKILIEEVQLEVKKVEQVLLPRLATDEERKLMNLPTTTQVIEMQRWIYAEGFNKVVYYLNLSMRDDLSQLKR; encoded by the coding sequence ATGCTTGATAGAAACAGCCCTATTCCGCTTTACGTGCAACTCAGAGAGTTGATAAAAGAAAAGATTTTGAAAGGTGAATGGAAAGAGGGAGAAAAGATACCTGGAGAATACGATCTGATGGAGCAATATCAAGTGAGTAGAGCAACGGTTAGAGAAGCCATTGAAGGACTCATCAAAGAAGGGTTGCTTGTTCGCAAGCATGGGTATGGAACTTTCGTGAGAAAACTAAGACCTTCCCTGGGCTTTGAACCCCTGATAAGCCTTTCCTATGCACTTGAGACTTTTGGGATGGTTTCGCACAACGTTGTTTTGGAATGCGGTTTTATTTCTCCAAACCAAGAACTGTTAAAACAGGCAAAATGGAAAGATCTTGAAAAAGTTTATTTTGTGAAAAGATTGAGGTTTGTGGACGATATTCCCATAGCAGTGGAAAGTTCTTATTTTTTACCTGAAATTGGTCAGTTACTTTATCACAGAAATCTTCAAGGCTCCATAGCAAAGATACTCATCGAGGAAGTTCAACTTGAAGTCAAAAAAGTCGAACAGGTTCTTTTGCCAAGATTGGCAACAGATGAAGAAAGGAAATTGATGAATTTACCTACCACAACACAAGTTATCGAGATGCAAAGATGGATTTATGCTGAGGGGTTTAACAAAGTGGTTTATTATCTCAATCTTTCGATGCGCGACGATTTATCCCAGCTTAAAAGATGA